Proteins encoded by one window of Acidobacteriota bacterium:
- a CDS encoding bifunctional homocysteine S-methyltransferase/methylenetetrahydrofolate reductase gives MDISFRERLARGECLLFDGGMGTELYAQGVFLNKCYEELNLVRPGVVEAVHRRFLQAGAQAVETNSFAASRPRLEPHGLGDRVHEINAAAARLAREAVGHRAHVAGAVGPLGIRLEPWGPTTVDEAVELFKEQISGLMDGGIDLVVFETFTDLVEIQAAVRAAREVGDLPVVAMMTVDEEGRTPEGVPPEWMVQKLEATQAEVIGINCSVGPASMLPVLETLAASSSTPLAAMPNAGIPRPVEGRMIYLTSPTYMGRYARRFRRLGAKVIGGCCGVTPEHVQAMSEALGQDPAGEVVPKVVVRAPKVVPREPVPRREKSRLARRIADGRFVTLVEMPPPHGWEARPVLTLLGPWLDAGVDGVVVPDDPRVSVRLSPMAMARLVHEEIQARGAKAEPVLQYTCRDRNLLGMQSDLLGTHALGLRNLFLVTGNAPRPGAMSWSSTVFDVDAIGLTNMVFRLNHGLDVGDTPIGSPTAFFPAVLATLGLVARKEEVRRFEWKVDAGAEFALTSPVFDPEELISFLEAVAPVRIPMIAGLWVLTSLRDAEYLAAEVPGVTVPEPVLERMAAAARKGTEAQEGLAIAREILGQVRDHVEGVFVCGQGALQPGSLDVVAPVLDSVVTVRRDFPGRPGIKGGAEGKRYRD, from the coding sequence ATGGATATCTCTTTCCGAGAACGGCTGGCCCGGGGCGAGTGCCTGCTCTTCGACGGCGGCATGGGTACGGAGCTCTACGCCCAGGGGGTGTTCCTCAACAAGTGCTACGAGGAACTGAACCTGGTGCGCCCAGGTGTCGTCGAGGCGGTGCACCGGCGCTTTCTCCAGGCCGGGGCCCAGGCCGTGGAGACCAACTCCTTCGCGGCTTCCCGGCCCCGGCTCGAACCTCATGGCCTGGGCGACCGGGTGCACGAGATCAACGCCGCCGCCGCGCGCCTGGCCCGGGAGGCCGTGGGGCACCGGGCTCACGTGGCCGGGGCTGTCGGTCCCCTGGGGATTCGTCTCGAGCCCTGGGGGCCGACCACCGTCGATGAGGCGGTGGAGCTTTTCAAGGAGCAGATTTCCGGGCTGATGGACGGCGGCATCGACCTGGTGGTCTTCGAGACCTTCACCGACCTGGTGGAGATCCAGGCCGCGGTGCGGGCCGCGCGGGAGGTGGGCGACCTGCCCGTGGTCGCCATGATGACGGTGGACGAGGAGGGGCGGACCCCCGAGGGTGTGCCCCCCGAGTGGATGGTCCAGAAACTCGAGGCGACCCAGGCCGAGGTGATCGGTATCAACTGTTCCGTCGGTCCGGCTTCCATGCTGCCCGTGCTCGAGACCCTCGCGGCAAGCAGCAGTACTCCCCTGGCGGCGATGCCCAACGCCGGGATTCCCCGCCCGGTGGAGGGACGGATGATCTACCTCACCTCGCCCACCTACATGGGGCGCTACGCCCGGCGTTTCCGCCGCCTGGGCGCGAAGGTGATCGGTGGCTGCTGCGGGGTGACCCCCGAGCACGTCCAGGCCATGAGCGAGGCCCTCGGTCAGGATCCCGCCGGAGAGGTGGTCCCCAAGGTGGTGGTTCGGGCCCCCAAGGTCGTTCCCCGCGAACCCGTCCCCCGGCGGGAAAAATCGCGCCTGGCCCGTCGGATCGCCGATGGGCGTTTCGTGACTCTGGTGGAGATGCCGCCACCCCACGGCTGGGAGGCGCGGCCCGTGTTGACGCTGCTCGGTCCCTGGCTGGACGCGGGAGTCGATGGTGTGGTGGTGCCGGATGACCCGCGGGTCTCGGTTCGACTCAGTCCGATGGCCATGGCCCGTCTCGTCCACGAGGAAATCCAGGCCCGCGGCGCGAAGGCCGAACCGGTCTTGCAGTACACCTGCCGCGATCGCAATCTGCTCGGCATGCAGTCCGACCTGCTCGGCACCCATGCCCTGGGTTTGCGTAACCTTTTTCTCGTCACGGGCAACGCGCCCCGCCCCGGGGCCATGAGCTGGTCTTCGACGGTTTTCGACGTGGATGCCATCGGGCTGACGAACATGGTCTTCCGGCTCAACCACGGCCTCGATGTGGGAGACACGCCCATCGGATCTCCCACCGCGTTCTTTCCGGCGGTGCTGGCCACCCTCGGGCTGGTCGCACGAAAAGAAGAAGTCAGGCGCTTCGAGTGGAAGGTCGACGCCGGGGCGGAATTCGCTCTGACTTCGCCGGTCTTCGACCCGGAAGAGCTGATCTCGTTTCTCGAGGCCGTCGCCCCCGTGCGGATTCCCATGATCGCCGGCCTGTGGGTCCTGACCAGCCTGCGGGATGCGGAGTACCTGGCCGCCGAGGTGCCGGGGGTCACGGTTCCCGAACCGGTGCTCGAGAGAATGGCCGCGGCCGCCCGAAAAGGAACGGAGGCCCAGGAGGGGTTGGCCATCGCCCGGGAGATTCTCGGGCAGGTCCGGGATCACGTGGAAGGTGTGTTCGTCTGTGGCCAGGGGGCCCTCCAGCCGGGGAGCCTGGATGTCGTCGCCCCGGTACTGGATTCGGTCGTCACCGTGCGCCGGGACTTCCCGGGGCGCCCTGGCATCAAGGGGGGAGCCGAGGGGAAGCGTTACCGAGACTGA
- a CDS encoding OmpA family protein, translated as MMKYRASFVLAVGLALLLAAGCVSNKKFETAVSDVTSRLDDVQGGVEENSAKIDQLSRKDQEIEQKVSAVDGKVGQAQQASQAAMEKAEQAAKAARGKVIWQVTLTNRDVLFGVDDAEVTPAGAAALDNLVSRLKGYDRMVFIEIQGHTDSSGGESYNHALGLKRAEVVRDYLHEQGIPLNLMSVISYGESRPVADNSTREGRAANRRVEILVLE; from the coding sequence ATGATGAAGTACAGGGCGAGTTTCGTGCTTGCCGTCGGATTGGCGCTCCTATTGGCCGCCGGCTGCGTCTCCAACAAGAAGTTCGAGACCGCCGTGTCCGACGTGACCTCCCGCCTCGATGACGTCCAGGGGGGTGTCGAGGAGAACAGTGCCAAGATCGACCAACTGAGTCGAAAAGACCAGGAGATCGAGCAGAAGGTCTCCGCTGTCGATGGCAAGGTGGGCCAGGCCCAGCAGGCCAGCCAGGCCGCCATGGAGAAGGCCGAGCAGGCCGCCAAGGCCGCCAGGGGCAAGGTGATCTGGCAGGTGACGCTGACCAACCGGGACGTACTCTTCGGCGTGGACGACGCTGAAGTCACCCCGGCCGGCGCCGCGGCGCTCGACAACCTGGTCTCCCGGCTCAAGGGCTACGACCGGATGGTCTTCATCGAGATCCAGGGACACACGGACAGCTCCGGCGGCGAGTCCTACAACCACGCTCTCGGGCTCAAGCGGGCCGAGGTGGTGCGCGACTACCTGCACGAGCAGGGGATCCCGCTCAACCTGATGAGCGTGATTTCCTACGGCGAGTCCCGTCCGGTGGCGGACAACTCCACCCGCGAGGGCCGTGCGGCCAACCGCCGGGTCGAGATTCTCGTCCTCGAATAA
- a CDS encoding VWA domain-containing protein → MFGGEEPVDQERARRLMQRVASGGARLSDEEFQLVMAASHTDEVEVELVMVTAVVVDRRSRPLTGLEREDFQLFDDGQPRPLAWFGEELAAPFRLVLLLDVSGSMADRSRTAAIRAALLPLMRQVRRRDRVRLVSFADRGVQVHGSWSARPLSLLSEALSIQRRGRTALADALAAAAALLAPSPLERQAIVLVSDGLDNASRLAPAQAAAAALEVAAPVYVLALGGPAREIQARRNPQNPLAGLREVARLTGGRFFLIGGEEELSRARAAARQIRDDLRHQYRLAFRPAPGRRQGAHRIEVRVHRRGARVLARRGYR, encoded by the coding sequence GTGTTCGGCGGCGAAGAGCCCGTGGACCAGGAGCGTGCGCGCCGCCTGATGCAGCGGGTGGCCTCCGGCGGCGCTCGTCTCAGCGACGAGGAGTTCCAGCTCGTGATGGCCGCCTCTCACACCGACGAGGTCGAAGTGGAGCTGGTGATGGTCACCGCGGTGGTGGTCGATCGCCGATCGCGGCCTCTGACGGGCCTGGAGCGGGAGGACTTCCAGCTCTTCGACGATGGGCAGCCCCGGCCCCTGGCCTGGTTCGGCGAAGAACTCGCCGCTCCGTTCCGCCTGGTGCTGCTGCTCGATGTCTCCGGTTCGATGGCGGACCGGTCCCGCACTGCCGCCATCCGGGCCGCCCTGCTGCCCCTGATGCGGCAGGTACGGCGGCGGGACCGGGTGCGGCTGGTCAGCTTCGCCGACCGGGGGGTCCAGGTTCACGGTTCGTGGAGTGCCCGTCCCCTGAGCCTGCTTTCCGAGGCGCTGTCCATCCAGCGGCGAGGTCGGACGGCCCTGGCCGACGCGCTGGCGGCCGCCGCGGCGCTGCTGGCTCCTTCCCCCCTCGAGCGCCAGGCCATCGTCCTCGTCAGCGACGGGCTGGACAACGCCAGTCGCCTGGCCCCGGCCCAGGCGGCGGCGGCGGCCCTGGAGGTGGCGGCCCCGGTCTACGTCCTGGCCCTCGGCGGCCCGGCCCGCGAAATCCAGGCCCGCCGGAATCCGCAAAACCCTCTCGCAGGATTGCGGGAAGTGGCCCGACTGACGGGGGGGCGTTTTTTCCTGATCGGCGGCGAAGAGGAGCTTTCCCGCGCCCGTGCCGCGGCGCGGCAAATCCGGGACGACCTGCGGCACCAGTACCGCCTCGCCTTCCGGCCGGCTCCCGGTCGCCGGCAGGGCGCCCACCGGATCGAGGTCCGTGTCCATCGGCGTGGGGCGCGGGTCCTGGCCCGTCGGGGCTACCGTTGA
- a CDS encoding long-chain fatty acid--CoA ligase, whose protein sequence is MEIRRSLPALFLASVKSYPRERMFLTRQKGGDWEPLSSRQALEAVHEIAGGLIADGLEPGDRVALISENRWEWVLSDVATHFCRGVDVPVYPTLPADQARYIIADAGARFVIVSSAQQAKKVHDERDRLGQVEKVYSMEEGVAGTESLAHLRERGRKYLQEHPGVLEERLASLAPDDLATLIYTSGTTGTPKGVMLTHKNFCSNVAAAAAAFSFEDGDLALSFLPLSHVLERMVTYVYLEKGATLAHVRRLERVADALREVRPHVFATVPRLLERAYDGVMEQVGKARGARRILAGKALRWADACAEAHMAGRRPGPLKGLRWKMADRVVLSKIREKLGGRLRFVISGGAAMPVHVGHFFWGVGIEVYEGYGLTETSPVLTANTPGHVRLGTVGRAFEGVELRLADDGEVVARGPNIMQGYWNRREETEEVLRGEWLYTGDLGRVDDEGYLTLTGRKKEIIVLSTGKNVGPRAVEAVLEKSPFVTQVIAVGDDRPSIGVLLRANLERLEAWAGEQGLAWDSPESLLQRPEVRDLFRREINSRQAHLAAYEKAHQFAFLPEELTEENGLLTPTQKVRRRQVCARYADLIEGMYHK, encoded by the coding sequence ATGGAGATCCGACGTAGCCTGCCCGCCCTCTTCCTCGCTTCGGTCAAGAGCTATCCGCGGGAGCGGATGTTCCTCACGCGGCAGAAGGGAGGCGATTGGGAGCCGCTGTCTTCCCGCCAGGCCCTCGAGGCGGTTCACGAGATCGCCGGCGGCCTGATCGCCGACGGCCTCGAGCCCGGCGATCGCGTGGCCCTGATCTCGGAGAACCGTTGGGAATGGGTTCTTTCCGACGTGGCGACCCATTTCTGTCGCGGGGTGGACGTACCGGTCTATCCGACTCTGCCTGCGGACCAGGCGCGCTACATCATCGCCGATGCCGGGGCCCGCTTCGTTATCGTCTCCAGCGCCCAGCAGGCCAAAAAGGTCCACGACGAGAGGGACCGGCTCGGGCAGGTCGAAAAGGTCTACTCCATGGAGGAGGGCGTCGCGGGGACCGAGTCCCTGGCCCATCTGCGGGAACGGGGCCGCAAATACCTCCAGGAGCATCCGGGGGTTCTCGAGGAGCGGCTGGCCTCCCTCGCGCCCGACGATCTGGCCACGCTGATCTACACCTCCGGGACGACGGGCACACCGAAGGGCGTGATGCTGACCCACAAGAACTTCTGCAGCAATGTGGCCGCGGCGGCGGCGGCCTTTTCATTCGAGGACGGTGATCTGGCCCTTTCCTTTCTTCCCCTGTCCCATGTCCTCGAGCGCATGGTGACCTACGTCTACCTGGAGAAGGGGGCGACCCTCGCCCACGTACGGCGCCTCGAACGGGTGGCCGATGCCCTCAGGGAGGTTCGGCCCCACGTCTTCGCGACCGTGCCGCGCCTGCTCGAACGGGCCTACGACGGCGTGATGGAGCAGGTGGGCAAGGCCCGGGGCGCCCGGCGGATCCTGGCCGGCAAGGCCCTGCGCTGGGCCGATGCCTGCGCCGAGGCTCACATGGCGGGGCGGCGTCCCGGTCCGCTCAAGGGGCTGCGCTGGAAGATGGCCGATCGCGTCGTGCTGAGCAAGATCCGGGAGAAGCTCGGCGGGCGCCTGCGCTTCGTGATCTCCGGCGGCGCCGCGATGCCGGTCCACGTCGGCCATTTCTTCTGGGGCGTGGGTATCGAGGTCTACGAAGGTTACGGCTTGACCGAGACGTCTCCGGTACTCACCGCCAACACTCCCGGTCATGTGCGCCTGGGTACCGTGGGCCGGGCCTTCGAGGGCGTGGAGCTGCGCCTGGCCGACGACGGGGAGGTGGTGGCCCGCGGGCCGAACATCATGCAGGGCTACTGGAACCGGCGCGAGGAGACCGAAGAGGTTCTGCGCGGTGAGTGGCTCTACACCGGCGACCTGGGGCGCGTGGACGACGAGGGCTACCTGACGCTGACCGGGCGGAAGAAGGAGATCATCGTCCTCTCTACCGGCAAGAACGTCGGCCCCCGGGCGGTGGAAGCCGTGCTGGAAAAAAGCCCTTTCGTCACCCAGGTGATCGCCGTGGGAGACGATCGCCCCTCCATCGGCGTACTGCTGCGAGCCAACCTGGAGCGGCTCGAGGCATGGGCCGGCGAACAGGGACTGGCCTGGGATAGTCCCGAGTCCCTGCTCCAGCGACCGGAGGTCCGTGACCTCTTTCGGAGGGAAATCAACAGCCGGCAGGCCCACCTGGCCGCCTACGAGAAGGCCCACCAGTTCGCCTTCCTGCCCGAGGAGCTCACCGAGGAGAACGGTCTGCTCACGCCGACCCAGAAAGTCCGTCGCCGCCAGGTCTGCGCCCGCTACGCCGACCTGATCGAGGGCATGTACCACAAGTGA
- a CDS encoding tetratricopeptide repeat protein, whose protein sequence is MSISRSASPFFRRLTVAALAAILAFGLGLGPALARKKPRRRTDPRAELRFAAEMARQGLWREALFRWEKVARIRPDDGRIWNNIAVAREALGDRDGAREAYDRALELGPEQNIAANRALFLRRGKQQTGPGGKAP, encoded by the coding sequence ATGTCGATCTCTCGCTCCGCATCGCCCTTTTTCCGGCGCCTGACGGTGGCCGCCCTGGCCGCGATCCTGGCCTTCGGCCTGGGCCTGGGGCCCGCCCTGGCCCGCAAGAAGCCCCGCCGGCGCACCGATCCCCGCGCCGAGCTCCGCTTCGCCGCCGAGATGGCCCGGCAGGGGCTGTGGAGGGAGGCCCTGTTTCGCTGGGAAAAGGTGGCCAGGATACGACCCGATGACGGGCGCATCTGGAACAACATCGCCGTCGCCCGGGAAGCCCTCGGCGATCGTGACGGCGCCCGGGAAGCCTACGACAGGGCCCTCGAACTGGGCCCCGAGCAGAACATCGCCGCCAACCGCGCGCTCTTTCTCCGTCGCGGGAAGCAGCAGACCGGCCCCGGCGGGAAGGCGCCATGA